One window of Ammospiza nelsoni isolate bAmmNel1 chromosome 12, bAmmNel1.pri, whole genome shotgun sequence genomic DNA carries:
- the ANGPT4 gene encoding angiopoietin-4, with protein sequence MRALSLGLVALTCATTALCAAGAQRRALEGGGRRRYHRVQHGHCSYTFVLPEAEPPPCPAAPGAASGLLQRDSPAGTAGAAQRLRHLERILENSTQWLLKLESYIQSSVKPEVAELQQAAVQNQTAAMLEMGSSLLNRSAEQSRKLTDVEAQVLNQTWRIEMQLQENFLSTTKLEKQLLLQTNEIHKLQNRNNILEGRVLEMETKQQAELAGAHSEKEKLQRLLSRQSGAIEEMEKTLLAASANTSLLQRQQLQLLQSVQSLVRLVSQGRATSPGQEQQFQDCAEVHRAGIHASGIYTLHIANLSEPKKAFCDMDTDRGGWTIIQLRANGSLSFQRSWREYKQGFGDASGEYWLGNEAVHLLTSRVPYALRVELQDWEGGQVYAHYGKFQLGSERQFYRLSLQDYSGTAGQQSGLALQGTQFSTRDADNDNCLCKCAQMLSGGWWFDACGLSNLNGIYYPARNNIRKLNGIRWHHFQGPSYSLKGTRMMIRPSSF encoded by the exons ATGCGGGCGCTCAGCCTCGGCCTGGTGGCGCTGACCTGTGCCACCACGGCTCTGTGCGCTGCCGGAGCGCAGCGCCGGGCTCTGGAGGGCGGCGGCCGCCGGCGCTACCACCGCGTGCAGCACGGCCACTGCAGCTACACCTTCGTGCTGCCCGAGGCCGAGCCCCCGCCgtgccccgccgcccccggggcCGCCAGCGGGCTGCTCCAGCGCGACTCGCCCGCCGGCACCGCCGGGGCTGCGCAGCGCCTGCGGCACCTGGAGAGGATCCTGGAGAACAGCACCCAGTGGCTGCTGAAG ctggagagCTACATCCAGAGCAGCGTGAAGCCGGAGGTGGCCGAGCTGCAGCAGGCGGCCGTGCAGAACCAGACGGCGGCCATGCTGGAGATGGGCAGCTCCCTCCTGAACCGCAGCGCCGAGCAGAGCCGCAAGCTCACCGACGTGGAGGCACAG GTGCTGAATCAGACGTGGCGCATCGAGATGCAGCTCCAGGAGAATTTCCTGTCCACCACCaagctggagaagcagctgctgctgcagaccaATGAGATCCACAAGCTGCAGAACAGAAACAA CATCCTGGAGGGGCGGGTGCTGGAGATGGAAACCAAGCAGCAGGCGGAGCTGGCGGGGGCCCACTCGGagaaggagaagctgcagcGGCTGCTGAGCCGGCAGAGCGGCGCTATCGAGGAGATGGAAAAGACGCTGCTGGCTGCCAGTGCCAACACCAGCCTGCTCCAgcggcagcagctccagctcctccagtcCGTCCAGAGCCTGGTGCGCCTCGTGTCGCAGGGCAGAG CCACGtcacctgggcaggagcagcaattCCAGGACTGTGCCGAGGTGCACCGGGCGGGCATCCATGCCAGTGGCATCTACACCCTGCACATTGCCAACCTCAGCGAGCCCAAAAAg GCATTCTGTGACATGGACACGGATCGAGGGGGCTGGACCATCATCCAGCTCCGTGCCAATGGCAGCCTCAGcttccagaggagctggagggagTACAAGCAG GGCTTTGGGGACGCGTCGGGGGAGTACTGGCTGGGGAATGAGGCCGTGCACCTGCTGACCAGCCGGGTGCCCTACGCCCTGCGGGTGGAGCTGCAGGACTGGGAGGGCGGCCAGGTGTATGCCCACTACGGGAAATTCCAGCTGGGCAGCGAGCGGCAGTTCTACAG gctgtcactgcaggactacagtggcacagctgggcagcagagtggcctggcactgcagggcaccCAGTTCAGCACCCGTGATGCCGACAACGACAACTGCCTGTGCAAGTGTGCCCAGATGCTCTCGGGAG GATGGTGGTTTGATGCCTGTGGCCTCTCCAACCTGAATGGCATCTACTACCCAGCCCGGAACAACATCCGCAAGCTGAACGGCATCCGCTGGCACCACTTCCAGGGGCCCAGCTACTCCCTGAAGGGCACCCGCATGATGATCCGACCCTCCAGCTTCTGA
- the FAM110A gene encoding protein FAM110A has translation MPVEALQAGDTMKGVTVTAPFTSAMPVRILRKGPAYFRRHAEPGAGKPSAVERLEADKAKYVKSQKVVSTRQEPVRPLLLKQPLFTPGVRRAVLTPSRRAPPGPRRADAASPKTSLDLEILNNLINLCDSPFPKAESPLGRECRWRAEAPAVEGAVKPPESPATPKPPGNVAVRRVDVRPCGAPRSPVTPLPASPIPGGLPVTPSRSSPACPESARRQPLLHRSKSDLSDRLSRATADLERFFNYCGLDPEEMQDMGAERFARASSDIVSLKFHSVSTASSEGGRSPPSAATPEGRPAERVPYGISIIERNARVIKWLYGLRQAREPQQVSNV, from the coding sequence ATGCCCGTCGAGGCGCTGCAAGCCGGTGACACCATGAAAGGGGTGACGGTGACGGCTCCTTTCACCTCGGCCATGCCCGTCCGTATCCTCCGCAAAGGTCCCGCGTATTTCCGCCGGCACGCCGAGCCGGGGGCCGGGAAGCCCAGCGCGGTGGAGAGGCTGGAGGCCGACAAGGCCAAGTACGTGAAGAGCCAGAAGGTCGTCAGCACCAGGCAGGAGCCGGTGAGGCCGCTGCTGCTCAAGCAGCCTCTCTTCACCCCCGGGGTGCGCCGGGCTGTGCTCACCCCCAGCCGCAGGGCACCcccggggccgcgccgcgccgATGCCGCCAGCCCGAAGACCTCCCTTGACCTGGAGATCCTCAACAACCTCATCAACCTCTGTGACAGCCCCTTCCCTAAGGCGgagagccccctgggcagggagtgCCGGTGGCGGGCGGAAGCTCCAGCGGTGGAGGGGGCTGTGAAGCCACCGGAGAGCCCGGCCACCCCCAAGCCCCCCGGCAACGTGGCCGTGCGCAGGGTGGACGTCCGTCCCTGCGGAGCTCCGCGGAGCCCGGTGACACCGCTGCCCGCATCCCCCATCCCCGGTGGGCTGCCTGTGACCCCGTCCCGGAGCTCGCCCGCCTGCCCGGAGAGCGCCCGCCGGCAGCCGCTGCTGCACCGCTCCAAGTCGGACCTGAGCGATCGCCTCTCGCGGGCCACCGCCGACCTGGAGCGCTTCTTCAACTACTGCGGCCTCGACCCCGAGGAGATGCAGGACATGGGGGCCGAGCGCTTCGCCCGCGCCAGCTCTGACATCGTGTCCCTCAAGTTCCACAGCGTGAGCACGGCCAGCTCGGAGGGCGGCCGCTCGCCGCCCAGCGCCGCCACGCCGGAGGGGCGGCCGGCCGAGCGGGTGCCCTACGGCATCTCCATCATCGAGCGCAACGCCCGCGTCATCAAGTGGCTCTACGGGCTGCGCCAGGccagggagccccagcaggTCTCCAATGTGTAG
- the SLC52A3 gene encoding solute carrier family 52, riboflavin transporter, member 3, with protein sequence MALLTHLLACAFGMGSWVAINGLWVEVPLLVTVLPEQWYLPSYITVIIQMANVGPLFVTLMNRFRPGLLKEVAVIYAIVSVGVVACLLLAFLWNHTSVIAGTSHSISFLILTFFLALVDCTSSVTFLPFMMQLQPQYTNTFFIGEGLSGLIPSLIALGQGSGISTCTNVSYEVNKTTGNETVESTIFHLETHYLPPNFSTLIFFLLMTAMMLTCLLAFFFLTRQPKVWELSQQHLFPSHIVLSSFDQILDEGADSHLSRGCSCPKDPKGPGDILPQKVSYSLTQLTLIYLLIAWVSALTNGVLPSVQSYSCLPYGHTTYHLAATLSSMANPLACIVAMFLPSRSLTLMVLLTMAGTGFGAYNMAIAVMSPCPLLQQSQWGDVIIVLSWVLFTGTLSYMKVMAGVILRSRSRSALVWYGVLEQLGSLLGALLMFPLVNIYGLFKSADYCNLPCPA encoded by the exons ATGGCACTGCTCACCCACCTTCTGGCCTGTGCCTTCGGCATGGGCTCCTGGGTGGCCATCAACGGGCTGTGGGTGGAGGTGCCACTGCTGGTGACGGTGCTGCCGGAGCAGTGGTACCTCCCCTCCTACATCACCGTCATCATCCAGATGGCCAACGTGGGACCACTCTTCGTCACCCTCATGAATCGCTTTCGGCCTGGCTTGCTGAAGGAGGTGGCTGTCATCTATGCGATCGTGTCCGTGGGTGTCGTGGCCTGCTTGCTCCTGGCTTTCCTCTGGAACCACACGTCCGTCATTGCTGGGACATCCCACAGCATCTCCTTCCTAATCCTTACCTTCTTCCTGGCCCTGGTGGACTGCACCTCCTCTGTCACCTTCCTGCCCTTCAtgatgcagctgcagccccagtaCACGAACACCTTCTTCATAGGTGAAGGGCTAAGTGGGCTGATCCCTTCTCTCATtgccctgggccagggctctgGTATCTCCACCTGCACCAATGTCAGCTACGAAGTCAACAAAACTACTGGCAACGAGACCGTGGAGAGCACCATCTTCCATCTGGAGACACACTACCTCCCACCCAACTTCTCCACCCTCATCTTTTTCCTGCTCATGACTGCGATGATGCTGACCTGCTTGCTGGCCTTCTTCTTCCTCACCCGGCAGCCCAAGGTGTgggagctctcccagcagcacctcttTCCCAGCCATATTGTGCTGAGCTCATTTGACCAGATCCTTGATGAGGGAGCTGACTCGCAcctcagcagaggctgctcaTGCCCAAAGGATCCCAAGGGACCTGGGGACATCCTGCCACAGAAGGTCTCCTACTCCCTAACCCAGCTCACCCTCATCTACCTCCTCATCGCCTGGGTGAGCGCCCTGACAAACGGGGTCCTGCCATCCGTGCAGTCCTACTCCTGCCTCCCCTACGGGCACACCACCTACCACCTGGCAGCCACGCTCAGCTCCATGGCCAACCCCCTGGCCTGCATCGTGGCCATGTTCCTGCCCAGCAG GTCCCTGACCCTGATGGTCCTCCTCACTATGGCAGGGACAGGCTTTGGTGCCTACAACATGGCCATTGCAGTGATGAGTCCCTGCCCGCTCCTCCAGCAGTCCCAGTGGGGTGATGTCATCATC GTCCTCTCCTGGGTGCTGTTCACCGGGACACTCTCCTACATGAAGGTGATGGCCGGGGTGATCCTGCGGAGCCGCAGCCGCAGCGCGCTGGTGTGGTACggggtgctggagcagctgggctccCTCCTGGGGGCGCTGCTCATGTTCCCCCTTGTCAACATCTATGGCCTTTTCAAATCTGCTGACTACTGCAACCTGCCGTGCCCAGCATGA